In the Populus trichocarpa isolate Nisqually-1 chromosome 8, P.trichocarpa_v4.1, whole genome shotgun sequence genome, CAGAAGGGCGTTCCTTACCCATTTCCAAAGCCTGATAaggaaaaaatcatcatattggGTGAGCTCCAAtccaagtcttttttttctctcccaatTTCACGGCAATTCTAATGAGTTTCTGCtgctcattttttttgttgtcctaTAAAGTCCCAAGATCGACAATTAAGTGATGgtaattgattttgttaattatatagGTGAATGGTGGAAAGCAGATGTTGAAGCTGTGGTCAACCAAGCAACACAAACTGGCTTGCCCCCAAACATATCAGATGCACACATTGTTAATGGCCAGACAGGGGCAGTTCCTGGCTGCCCTTCTCCGGGTAATGACCCTTTTAATGGTTCTGATAAACTCATATTGGGTTATAAAATTTCCACCTTAGAACAAAAACTAAGGTCTTATTTACGTTTAACtaattgaattcttttattgCCACGTTTTCTGGTGCCGTGAAGAAATTATTTAGGATCCATACATGGATCTTTGACGTTCTATTTGGTGCGCAGGTTTCACATTACATGTTGAAAGTGGCAAGACCTATTTGCTACGCATTATCAATGCAGCACTAAACGATGAGCTCTTCTTCAAGATTGCAGGGCACAATATAACGGTTGTTGAAGTGGATGCAGCTTACACTAAGCCCTTTagcactgacacaatatttataGGTCCAGGCCAAACCACAAATGCCCTATTAACTGCAGATAAAAGCGTTGGCAAGTATTTAATGGCTGTCTCTCCCTTCATGGATACCGTAGTTGCTGTTGATAACGTGACAGCAATCGCTTTCTTGCGCTATAAGGGAACCATTGCATTTTCCCCACCAGTCCTGACCACTACTCCTGCTATAAACGCAACTCCAGTAACATCAACTTTCATGGACAATCTTCGAAGCCTGAATTCAAAGAAGTTCCCAGCCAATGTTCCATTAACAGTGGACCATTCTCTATACTTCACTATCGGTGTCGGGATTGACCCTTGCGCAACATGTGTCAATGGTAGCAAGGCTGTGGGAGctattaataatatttcttttataatgcCAACTACAGCTCTACTTCAAGCACACTACTATAGCATAAGTGGGGTTTTCACAGACGATTTTCCAGCAATGCCGccaaattcttttaattatacgGGAAATAATACGGCATTAAATCTGCAGACCATCAATGGGACTAGAACTTATAGGCTGGCTTTTAATTCGACAGTTCAACTTGTGTTGCAAGGAACCACTATAATAGCACCTGAGAGTCATCCGTTCCATCTTCATggatttaatttctttgttgttgGCAAGGGATTTGGGAATTTTGATGCAGataatgatccaaaaaaatttaatctggCTGATCCTGTTGAAAGAAACACAATCAGTGTACCTACTGCTGGATGGGCTGCGATCAGATTCAGGGCAGATAATCCAGGTAAATctacaatcttttttttctttttcttatagtACTTTCCAATTTAATCAGGTTGAAAAGGTGGATATTAGATTTTTGTCatatatattagtaattttCTTGACAATGAGTTTCTACCTTCTATATTGCCCTGGCATGAAGTTATAGTATTTGACaagattctctctctttttcatgataaaatcaGGGGAAGACCCTTtgcctctttttatttatttattttcaattttacaaggcaaaacaataaaacatgaatCCTTTGCCATTA is a window encoding:
- the LOC7494473 gene encoding laccase-4; the encoded protein is MENYRARAILLLVIFIFPALVECEVRLYDFRVVLTNTTKLCSTKSIVTINGKFPGPTIYAREGDNVNIKLTNHVQYNVTIHWHGVRQLRTGWSDGPAYITQCPIRPGQSYLYNFTLTGQRGTLLWHAHISWLRATIHGAIVILPQKGVPYPFPKPDKEKIIILGEWWKADVEAVVNQATQTGLPPNISDAHIVNGQTGAVPGCPSPGFTLHVESGKTYLLRIINAALNDELFFKIAGHNITVVEVDAAYTKPFSTDTIFIGPGQTTNALLTADKSVGKYLMAVSPFMDTVVAVDNVTAIAFLRYKGTIAFSPPVLTTTPAINATPVTSTFMDNLRSLNSKKFPANVPLTVDHSLYFTIGVGIDPCATCVNGSKAVGAINNISFIMPTTALLQAHYYSISGVFTDDFPAMPPNSFNYTGNNTALNLQTINGTRTYRLAFNSTVQLVLQGTTIIAPESHPFHLHGFNFFVVGKGFGNFDADNDPKKFNLADPVERNTISVPTAGWAAIRFRADNPGVWFLHCHLEVHTTWGLKMVFVVDNGEGPDESLLPPPSDLPNC